In Candidatus Hydrogenedentota bacterium, a genomic segment contains:
- a CDS encoding glycosyl hydrolase, giving the protein MMAALSAAGGEGEVAACIRLVPSFEALQFRDPEPVLWPGYFWLWNAPLEPPLLDQQLADMAAHGARSVCVLPMPRGFRPDSTNNSMDPDYLTPEFFERAGHAVDAAVRLGMNWWLYDEGGWPSGQALGKVIEGHPELRAQRLVREKVESQGAYVVPEDALALVVEDSQRSVWLPGDTWNPARQDELAYLFRVTALAAPDLLNPEATRRFLELTHEGYRRAFGAQFGKAVRFTFTDEPGVPNLAPPESIPWTPAMDELYRERFGRRLEESLPSLFAPPGHDMPLADARARVAFYDLWTARFRDAYFGEIRDWCRRNGLASGGHLNGEDETVNVVRYGFGNALRQLRAMDVPGVDVIWRQLFPGKPGQHFFPKYASSAAHQNGTRYAFTESFCVYGNGLTPAQMKWLVDYQYVRGINLLVGGCYPLSSRDHQMTGERPHFGPMNPLWDALPGFHAYVARLGYALSAGKPNISVALYYPARDMWAWGESATEAVRTHDGLANELLARQCDFDLIDDDTLAEATVENGELLAGAMRYNTIVCGDVCWMQPDALERLKAFAAAGGNVLCAAHPPGSEGTPGPNEPAFCRLGGIEEMAAAVAPTVRLTPAARLVRACSRTVADAEIVVLFNEAGEPYDGAMEVTANHVALLEPLTGRRTLVAGGTAAEAAHSLPVRLEPGETLVFLLTEQPGDAQSSRAPAGDQILLDDSIQACPGRRITVGEHDFVTAVAEAVPVPFSQSRVWRDWLGEDYSGTVAYQATFDMPETWAGSPLLLETGPIEYAATVTLDGTVAGYLLWPPWRLELPPCAAGQHTLVISVANTLANELTSDRVTRLWAEKKGPGWPSPYHERALQFERESRGGGIQGPILLKRLAVPSP; this is encoded by the coding sequence ATGATGGCGGCGCTGTCCGCGGCGGGCGGGGAAGGCGAGGTTGCCGCCTGTATCCGGCTTGTGCCTTCCTTCGAGGCACTGCAGTTCCGCGACCCGGAGCCGGTCTTGTGGCCCGGCTACTTCTGGCTGTGGAACGCGCCCTTGGAGCCTCCCCTGCTCGATCAACAACTCGCTGACATGGCGGCCCACGGCGCTCGGAGCGTGTGCGTGTTGCCGATGCCGCGCGGTTTCCGCCCGGATTCGACCAACAACTCGATGGACCCGGATTACCTCACGCCGGAGTTCTTCGAGCGTGCAGGGCATGCGGTGGACGCGGCCGTGCGGCTTGGCATGAACTGGTGGCTGTATGACGAGGGCGGATGGCCTTCAGGCCAGGCGTTGGGGAAGGTCATTGAAGGGCATCCCGAGCTGCGGGCACAGCGGCTTGTTCGGGAGAAGGTAGAATCGCAGGGCGCCTACGTCGTGCCAGAGGACGCATTGGCTCTCGTCGTGGAAGATTCGCAGCGGTCTGTCTGGTTGCCCGGAGATACGTGGAACCCGGCTCGGCAGGACGAACTGGCGTACCTCTTCCGGGTCACGGCGTTGGCCGCGCCCGATTTGCTCAACCCCGAGGCCACGCGACGATTCCTCGAATTGACCCACGAGGGCTACCGGAGAGCATTCGGCGCTCAGTTTGGAAAGGCCGTTCGCTTCACCTTCACCGACGAACCCGGCGTCCCCAACCTGGCTCCTCCCGAGTCCATCCCTTGGACGCCGGCCATGGACGAGCTGTACCGGGAACGGTTTGGACGGCGGCTCGAGGAGTCGCTGCCGTCGTTGTTCGCCCCGCCGGGCCATGACATGCCCTTGGCCGATGCGCGCGCACGAGTAGCCTTTTACGACCTATGGACTGCCCGGTTTCGAGACGCTTACTTCGGTGAAATCCGGGACTGGTGCCGGAGAAACGGGCTCGCGTCGGGCGGACATCTCAACGGCGAGGATGAGACCGTCAACGTGGTCCGCTATGGGTTCGGCAATGCCTTGCGCCAGTTGCGGGCGATGGATGTCCCCGGTGTGGACGTGATCTGGCGCCAGCTCTTTCCGGGCAAACCCGGCCAGCACTTCTTCCCTAAATACGCCTCAAGCGCGGCCCATCAGAACGGCACCCGATATGCGTTCACGGAATCGTTCTGCGTGTACGGCAACGGCTTGACGCCCGCCCAGATGAAATGGCTCGTGGACTACCAGTATGTCCGGGGCATCAACCTTCTGGTCGGCGGATGCTATCCCTTGAGCAGCCGGGACCACCAGATGACGGGCGAGCGTCCGCATTTCGGCCCCATGAACCCGCTCTGGGACGCGCTGCCCGGGTTCCACGCGTATGTGGCCCGGCTTGGCTACGCGTTGTCCGCCGGGAAACCGAACATATCGGTTGCGCTGTATTACCCGGCGCGCGACATGTGGGCCTGGGGCGAAAGCGCGACCGAGGCCGTCCGGACCCATGACGGCCTTGCGAACGAATTGCTCGCGCGCCAGTGCGACTTCGACTTGATCGACGACGACACCCTGGCCGAGGCCACGGTCGAGAACGGCGAGCTGCTGGCCGGCGCCATGCGCTACAACACCATCGTATGCGGGGACGTGTGCTGGATGCAGCCGGACGCCCTTGAGCGGCTGAAAGCATTCGCAGCGGCCGGCGGGAACGTGCTCTGCGCCGCCCACCCCCCTGGTTCGGAGGGCACGCCGGGCCCGAACGAGCCGGCCTTCTGTCGCCTGGGCGGCATTGAGGAGATGGCCGCAGCCGTGGCGCCGACCGTCCGTCTCACACCCGCCGCGCGCCTCGTGCGTGCCTGTTCGCGAACGGTGGCAGACGCCGAGATCGTGGTGCTGTTCAATGAGGCCGGGGAACCTTACGACGGGGCAATGGAAGTGACGGCGAATCACGTCGCTCTTCTCGAGCCGCTGACGGGCCGAAGAACACTGGTGGCCGGAGGGACGGCGGCAGAGGCGGCACATTCCTTGCCCGTGCGTCTCGAGCCGGGCGAAACCCTTGTCTTCTTACTCACGGAGCAGCCAGGAGATGCCCAGTCTTCCCGTGCTCCTGCCGGAGACCAGATCCTGTTGGACGATTCCATCCAAGCCTGCCCCGGCCGCAGAATCACGGTCGGCGAACACGACTTCGTCACCGCGGTTGCGGAGGCCGTGCCGGTTCCCTTCAGCCAGTCTCGGGTCTGGCGAGACTGGCTCGGCGAGGACTACTCCGGAACGGTGGCCTACCAGGCGACGTTCGACATGCCGGAAACTTGGGCGGGTTCTCCGCTGTTGCTCGAGACAGGCCCCATCGAATACGCGGCCACCGTAACCTTAGACGGAACCGTGGCCGGCTACCTGCTTTGGCCGCCTTGGCGCCTCGAGTTGCCCCCTTGCGCCGCCGGGCAGCACACCCTCGTGATTAGCGTCGCGAATACGCTCGCCAACGAGTTGACCAGCGACCGCGTGACCAGACTCTGGGCGGAAAAGAAAGGCCCGGGCTGGCCGAGCCCCTATCACGAACGCGCCCTCCAATTCGAAAGGGAATCTCGCGGGGGAGGAATCCAAGGGCCAATCCTTCTCAAACGTCTGGCGGTTCCCTC